A single window of Hymenobacter sp. APR13 DNA harbors:
- a CDS encoding DUF1294 domain-containing protein: MTVLLICLLFFNLLCFLLFALDKRKAQRGQRRIPEKTLHFATLPAAAPGAWAAILLLHHKNRKAAFWSITLLLTLLQGATLYFAWPYLQELV; encoded by the coding sequence ATGACTGTACTCCTGATCTGCCTGCTGTTCTTCAATCTGCTGTGCTTCCTGCTTTTCGCCCTCGACAAACGGAAAGCCCAGCGCGGCCAGCGGCGCATCCCGGAAAAAACGCTACACTTCGCCACGCTGCCGGCCGCGGCACCTGGCGCGTGGGCAGCCATCCTGCTGCTGCACCACAAAAACCGCAAAGCCGCCTTCTGGAGCATCACGCTGCTGCTAACGCTGCTGCAGGGAGCGACGCTCTATTTTGCGTGGCCCTATTTGCAGGAGTTGGTTTGA
- a CDS encoding alpha/beta hydrolase: MKILLWILGLGAALYVAVCVLLYFQQERLLFFPAKLPADYRFRFSDRFEERWIPTADGTRLHGLLFPADSASKGLIFYLHGNGGALDSWGEVAATYTRLGYSVFLLDYRGYGKSGGRISSQTQLLADVDTAYQQITTEFPEGRTVLLGYSLGTGPAAWLAARHHPRLLVLQAPYASMRAMARQHYPWVPPFIVRYPLATDEVLPRVTAPIVIFHGDRDEVISPVSTARLRQQLKPQDQFITLPGAGHNGLTDNPEYQRAIRRVLAGL, translated from the coding sequence ATGAAGATATTACTCTGGATACTGGGCCTGGGAGCGGCGCTGTACGTGGCGGTGTGCGTGCTGCTGTATTTTCAGCAGGAGCGGCTGCTGTTCTTTCCGGCCAAGCTGCCCGCCGATTACCGTTTCCGGTTCAGCGACCGGTTTGAGGAACGGTGGATTCCGACGGCCGACGGCACCCGCCTGCACGGCCTGCTGTTCCCGGCCGATTCAGCTTCCAAAGGCCTCATTTTCTACCTGCACGGCAACGGTGGGGCGCTGGATAGCTGGGGCGAGGTGGCGGCCACCTATACCCGGCTGGGCTACAGCGTGTTCCTGCTCGACTACCGGGGCTACGGTAAAAGCGGGGGCCGCATCAGCAGCCAGACGCAGCTGCTCGCCGATGTGGATACAGCGTATCAGCAGATAACTACTGAATTTCCGGAAGGCCGCACGGTACTGCTGGGCTACTCGCTGGGCACGGGGCCGGCGGCGTGGCTGGCCGCCCGGCACCACCCGCGCCTGCTGGTGCTGCAGGCCCCCTACGCCAGCATGCGGGCCATGGCGCGCCAGCATTACCCGTGGGTGCCGCCTTTCATTGTGCGCTATCCGCTGGCTACCGATGAGGTGCTGCCCCGCGTCACGGCGCCCATCGTCATCTTTCACGGCGACCGGGATGAGGTCATCAGCCCGGTATCCACGGCCCGGCTCCGGCAGCAGCTCAAGCCCCAGGACCAGTTCATCACCCTGCCCGGCGCGGGCCACAACGGTCTGACGGACAATCCGGAGTATCAGCGGGCCATCCGGCGGGTGCTGGCCGGACTATAA